The Arachis hypogaea cultivar Tifrunner chromosome 14, arahy.Tifrunner.gnm2.J5K5, whole genome shotgun sequence DNA window CCATCATCTGCTGTGAACTTCATGAGAAGGTATTTGGTGAAGATGACGGCGGAGAGGTCGTTAATTGTTTTTCTTCTGAGGATGACGTTGTAGGCGGTGGAGTCTTTTAGTACCACGAACTCAGATAGgattgtcttcctttggttttcCGTTCCTATTGTGAGGGGAAGGACGATGGAACTGTCTGGTTTGAGGAAGTTGTCTCCAAGTCCGGTGACTCCGTTGCGGTGTGTCTGTAGATTGTCGTTGCggagtccgagtttgtcgaaggcttcTCTGAAGAGGATGTTAGAGTCTGCTCCTGTATCCACCAATATTCTTCTGACTAGCCCGGTTCTGATCTTTGCTGAGATGACAAAAGGGGCGTCTTCTGCCGAGGTGTCGTGTTGGCAGTCTTCGGGGGAGAATGTTACTGCTCTACCGGCGGTGGTGGTCGGTGTTTGGTCTTTGACTGCCAGGATTCTGAGATCTTTCTTGAGTGCCGATTTCGATTTATCCGGGTTGTCCCTGCCTGTGATGACATTTACAATAATGGTCGGGTCTGTCTCTGGGCTTTCCCTGGGGTGTTGTCTCTGTGTCCTCGGGTTGCGTCCTTCTCTTTCAGGTGATCTATCTCTTTCCACAAGCTTTGGTTCCCTGATAATTTTGGCGAACTCGGGGAGTTTCCCGTCTCTTATTGCTTGCTCGAGGGCATCTTTTAAGTCGAAACATTCTTGTGTTCTATGTCCATAACCTCGGTGGCAATCGCAGTATAGAGTTTTGTTGCCGCCGGTTCTTTCCTTGAGTTGTCGGGCTCTTGGGAGGATTCCtcgatctgctatttggtggtatatctcggtGATCGGGGCCGTTAGGGGGTGTAGTTAGAGAGCTTTCCGACTCTGGGAGGTCAGTTTATGTTTGCTGGTTTGGAGTGTTCCTTCTGGTTATCTCTTGGTGGGTTTGTCGAGGTGCTGCGTTGCCATAATGTGAGTTGCCGTGTTGCCGTTTATTGGCGGCTACGACTTGGCTCACCTCTTCGTTGTTTATGTATTCTTTGGCGACGCCCTAGATCTTGTGCATGGTTCATACCAGTTTAGTAGTGAGGTGCTTCCGGAAGTCTTCATTCATGAGTCTATTGGTTAGGCAGAGGCTTGCGACTGAgtccgtgagtccgtcgaccgtcaagcattcgtcgttgaatcGGTCGAGGTATTTTCTCGTGGACTCGTCTTGTCTCTGGGTGACTCCCAATAGActgatggggtgtttggctttggTGATTCTAGTAGTGAACTGTGCCATGAATCTCTGCAAAATATCGTGGAAGCTGGCTATGGATCCGTTGGGAAGGGCGTTGAACTATTTGATCGCGGGTCCAGCcagggttaccgggaaggctctgCATCGAACCGCGTCGGGGGccccttccaggttcatcctggcctcgaaggccgttagtTGTTCCTGGGGGTCTTTGGTTCCGTCATACTTCATGTCTGTAGGCTTGTCGAAACCTTTGGGGAGTTTTGCTTTTAGGATTCTCTCAGTGAAGGGGGTAGTTCCCATGATCACGTGGTCGTTTCTTGTGCGTTTGGCTTCTCGATTTTGTCGGTCGTCGTCGGCGTCATGTCGAGGGCTCGGGTCGCGAGATACACTCCGGTTGTGCCTCTTGCCGTGTCGTCGTTTGGGCGACCTGGCGTGTTTTCTGCCATTTGCACCGTGCTGATGTCCTTGGTCGCGAGAGGTGTTGTGATCGTGTCTTTTGTCGTGCCGCCATTCCAACGATCTACTGTGCCTagcttcatggtgggatcttgaTTAGGACGTCGCGTGGATGCCGTCCTCGATGTGGTGCTTTTCCTTAGTTGGGACTCGTCCCTCGAGTTCTTGTACTCGGAGACAAATGTCTTGGATTAGCTGAGCTGCTTTTTCTCCCAGGTTTTTGGCGATCAGTATTTCGGGATCGTTCTCCTTGTTTTTTGCTATCC harbors:
- the LOC140178473 gene encoding uncharacterized protein, which gives rise to MGTTPFTERILKAKLPKGFDKPTDMKYDGTKDPQEQLTAFEARMNLEGAPDAVRCRAFPRFMAQFTTRITKAKHPISLLGVTQRQDESTRKYLDRFNDECLTVDGLTDSVASLCLTNRLMNEDFRKHLTTKLIYHQIADRGILPRARQLKERTGGNKTLYCDCHRGYGHRTQECFDLKDALEQAIRDGKLPEFAKIIREPKLVERDRSPEREGRNPRTQRQHPRESPETDPTIIVNVITGRDNPDKSKSALKKDLRILAVKDQTPTTTAGRAVTFSPEDCQHDTSAEDAPFVISAKIRTGLVRRILVDTGADSNILFREAFDKLGLRNDNLQTHRNGVTGLGDNFLKPDSSIVLPLTIGTENQRKTILSEFVVLKDSTAYNVILRRKTINDLSAVIFTKYLLMKFTADDGSIGTIHRDREIAVECDNTSLALRKKSRNAAGIFLADLDA